In the Mesorhizobium sp. M1D.F.Ca.ET.043.01.1.1 genome, GTATTCGTCATGTCGCATCAGGCAGGTTTCAATCGTCCTTGACAGGCATTCGAAGGACCTTTGGAGATCCACATGAAACTCTTGTTCAGCCGCAATCCCAATCCTCGCCTCGCAGTCGCCACGGCACGCCATCTTAAGGCGCAGATCGCGTTCGAATTCGCCTCGCCGATGGCGCCGGGGCAGGCCGAGCGCTATCGCGCGCTGAACCCCAATCTGACCTTGCCCATACTGGTCGGCCCGGGATGGAGCCTGTGGGAAGCCGACGCCATCGCCTGCCGGCTCTCGCGCGACATGCGTTCCGATTTCTGGCGCAGCGGCGACGACGAACCCGAGATGATCCGCTGGCTAAGCTGGGGCAAGGAGAACTTCGTCAGAGCCACTGACATGGTGCATTTCGAACGTGGCACGAAACAGCGTTGGGGGCTGGGGCCGATCGACAAGGCCCTGGTCGAGGAGGGGCTGAGGCTGTTCCACACGACGGCTGCCATCCTTGATGTCGTGCTTTCGGAAAGGGAGTGGCTGGCAGGCAATTCCGTCTCCTATGCCGACTTCCGCATGGCGACGTTTCTCGCTTTCAACGATGTCGCCAGGTTGCCGCTCGACGGCTATCCGTCCGTCAACCGCTGGTATCGCCGGCTCGAGGACATCGATGCCTGGCGCGATCCGTTCCATGGGTTGGAGGCGCCGCCACTGCCAACGGTCAACAGCGAGGCCGAGCCGGGCCGGGCACCGATTTGAACGGTCGTTTTTGAAGGACCGCCGCAGCGGCGGTCCTTCATTCCGTAGCGGAAATGGCCGATGGCCGCACCGTCCTGCCGGTGCGAGATGGCCCGCACTCCGCAACCGCTGAACCATCGAACGGCGAGAGGACGCAAACTCAATCCCTCCGCCAGGCTCGTTTTGAAATCTTCTCGCTCATTTAATTCTATAAAATCGGTAGTCTTAATGAAGAAATGCCTGCGAGGAGAGACCGGAAATGACGAAGAAGCTGGTGGTGGGGATATCCGGCAACCTGACCCGGCCGTCGAAGACCAAGGCATTCATAAGCCATATTGCCGGCGAGGTGGCAGGCCGGGTGGGCGCGGCCCCGGCAGTCTTCGACATAGAGGATCTCGGTCCATCCTTTCCTCCGGCGCGGCGCCTCGGCGAACTCGACGCGACCGCCCGCGCGATCGTCGATCAACTGGTCAAGGCCGATGTGCTGGTGGCCGGGTCGCCGACTTTCAAAGGTAGTTATACCGGCCTTTTCAAGCACTTGTTCGATCTTCTCGAGCCATCGTCGCTGCGCGGGAAACCGGTCATTCTGGCGGCGACCGGCGGCGGCGAGCGCCATTCGCTGATCGTCGAGCATCAGCTGCGGCCGCTGTTCGGCTTCTTCGAAGCGCTGACCATGCCGACCGCGATCTACGCCTCCGACAAGGATTTTGCCGACGGCGTGCTGATGTCGGAAGCGATCCATGCCCGCTCCCGGCAGGCCGTTGCCGAGGTGTCCCGCTTGGTTGGCGAAACCCGCAGCGTCGGCCTCGCCGCCTGACTCCGAAGCAGTCGTTTTCCCAACGGAAGGATCAGCCATGACCAAATCCAGCCAGCCCAGACAGATCAAGCTCGGCGCCTTCCTGCCGGGCGGCGGCCAGCATGTCGCGGCCTGGCGCCATCCGGACTCGCCGGCCGACGGCGCGACCAATTTCGAGTTTCACAAAAAGCTCGCGCTGACCGCCGAGCGCGGCCTGTTCGATGCCTATTTCCTCGCCGACAACCTGACGGTGGGGCTCGGCGCCCGCGAAGGCGGCAACGCCAAGATCGCGGGGTTCGAGCCGGTGACGCTGTTCGCGGCGCTGGCGCCGCTGACCACGCATCTCGGTTTCATCGCCACAGCCTCGACCAGCTATGAGGAACCATACACGCTCGCCCGCAAGTTCGCTTCGCTCGATCTTTTGTCGAACGGCCGCGCCGGCTGGAACGTCGTGACCTCGGCCGGCGACGACACGGCGCGCAACTTCAATCGCGACGTGCAGCCCAACCATGCCGAGCGCTATGCAAGGGCGCATGAGCATGTCGAAACCGTCAAGGCGCTGTGGGACAGCTGGGAAGACGATGCCTTCATCCGCGACAAGAAGACGGGCCGCTTCTACGACAAGGACAAGCTGCACGACATCAACCACAAGGGCGAGCATTTCAGCGTCAAGGGGCCGCTCAACGTGCCACGTCCGGTGCAAGGGCATCCGGTGGTCGTGCAGGCCGGGCAGTCCGAGGACGGGCGCGGGCTTGCCGCGGCCTCGGCCGAGGTGATCTTCACCGCGCATCAGAACCTTGCTTCGGCGCAGGAATTCTATCGCGACATCAAGGCGCGCGTGGCGGCGGCCGGCCGCGATCCGGCGCAGGTGCTGATCATGCCGGGCGTGGCGCCCTTCGTCGGCCGCACCGAGGAGGAAGCCAGCGCCAAGTACCGGCAATTGAACGACCTGATCCTGCCTGAGGACGGCGTGGCGCTGCTCAACGCGCTAGCCGGCCAGACGCTCGACCTCAGGGACTATCCGCTCGACGGGCCACTGCCGGTAGCCAAGGAAACCGAAGGCATGAAGAGCCGGCAGGCGCTGATCCGCCGGATCGCCGACGAGCACAATTTCACGATCCGTCAGCTCTACCAGTGGGTGGCAACCGCGCGGGGTCATTACACGGTGATCGGCAGCGCCACCCAGATCGCCGATCAGCTGGAGGAATGGTTCAGCAGTGAAGCCGCCGACGGCTTCAATATCCTGCCGCCCTGGCTGCCCGGCGCGCTCGACGATTTCGTCGACCTGGTGATCCCCGAACTGCAGCGCCGCGGCCTGTTCCGCACTGCCTATGAAGGCAGGACGCTGCGCGAGAATCTCGGCCTCAGGCGGCCGCAGAACCCCTGGACGGCCGCGCGTTCGGCCGTGCTCGCCGCCGAATGATCCTCTGAAAGGAAAGGCAAGACGATGACTTTGCAGGACATCGAACGTCCAATCGGCATCGGCAGGCGCAATGGCGGCAACGGCTTCGGCACCGAGGCCGTGCGGCTGGCCAGTCGCGCCTCGGCGCGGATCCTGTCGCGCTATGGCGTGCTTCTCGGCTTCCTCGCGCTCTGGCAGGTGGCGGCGAGCGCCGACTGGGTCAACGCGGCGGTGCTGCCGCCGATCGCCACGATTGTCGCAGCGCTGTGGAAGGGTCTCGCCGGCGGCAGCCTGCTCGGCGACATCGCCATCAGCCTGCAGCGCGCCGGCCTTGCCTTCGCGGCGGCTGTCGTCGTCGCCATCCCGCTCGGCCTCGTGATGGGTCAGATGCGGGCGGTCGAAACCGCGTTGGACCCGATCCTGCAGCTCTTCCGCCAGACCTCGGCGCTGGCGCTCTATCCGGTGTTCATCCTGCTCCTGGGCCTGGGCGAGGCCTCCAAGGTGTTCGTCATCTTCTGGGCGACGCTGTTCCCGCTGCTGCTCAACACCATCAGCGGGGTCAAGGAGGTCGACCCGAAGCTGCTCGAGATGGCGCGCGTCTACGGCGCCCGGCGGCTGACCATATTCCGCCGCGTCGTGCTGCCGGGGGCCGTGCCCTCGATCTTCGTCGGCTTGAGGCTGGGGGCCACCACTGCGCTGCTGCTCCTGATCGCCTCGGAAATGATCGGCGCCAACAAGGGCATCGGCTTCCAGGTGATGAACGCGCAGTACAACTTCCAGATCCCGCTGATGTTCGCGGCGATTATCATCCTCGCAGCGCTCGGCCTGATCGCCAACCAGGCGCTGGTCGGCCTGCAGCGGCGGCTCTGCCGCTGGAGCAGCGCCGTCGGCTGAGAACCAATCCTTCACCGTGACTCCTGAAACCATGAAAGGCCGGACCATGACCATCACACGCCGTTCGCTTCTCCTGCGTGCCCCGATCGCCGCCGGCATCATCGCCGCGGGCCTGCCTTCGATCGCGCGCTCGCAATCCGCTTCCGTCAAGATCCGCTACCTCGCCAGCCGCGGCGGCATCTCCCCGCATGAGCTCGCCGACGAGCTAGGCTATTTCAAGGGCCTCGGCATCGAGCTCGAAAATGTCGGCTATTCCGGCGGCGGCCCGGAATCGCTGTTCGCGCTTGCCTCCGGCAGCGTCGATCTGGGTTCGGCCGCGACGCCGGCCGTGATCAACTCGATCGCCGGCGGCAACGACTTCGTCGCCGCCTATCCGAGCAACGGCATCAACAGCCAAGTGAAAAGCGTCTTCTACGTGCTCGAGGACAGCCCGATCAAATCGATCGCCGA is a window encoding:
- the msuE gene encoding FMN reductase — protein: MTKKLVVGISGNLTRPSKTKAFISHIAGEVAGRVGAAPAVFDIEDLGPSFPPARRLGELDATARAIVDQLVKADVLVAGSPTFKGSYTGLFKHLFDLLEPSSLRGKPVILAATGGGERHSLIVEHQLRPLFGFFEALTMPTAIYASDKDFADGVLMSEAIHARSRQAVAEVSRLVGETRSVGLAA
- a CDS encoding glutathione S-transferase family protein; its protein translation is MKLLFSRNPNPRLAVATARHLKAQIAFEFASPMAPGQAERYRALNPNLTLPILVGPGWSLWEADAIACRLSRDMRSDFWRSGDDEPEMIRWLSWGKENFVRATDMVHFERGTKQRWGLGPIDKALVEEGLRLFHTTAAILDVVLSEREWLAGNSVSYADFRMATFLAFNDVARLPLDGYPSVNRWYRRLEDIDAWRDPFHGLEAPPLPTVNSEAEPGRAPI
- a CDS encoding ABC transporter permease encodes the protein MTLQDIERPIGIGRRNGGNGFGTEAVRLASRASARILSRYGVLLGFLALWQVAASADWVNAAVLPPIATIVAALWKGLAGGSLLGDIAISLQRAGLAFAAAVVVAIPLGLVMGQMRAVETALDPILQLFRQTSALALYPVFILLLGLGEASKVFVIFWATLFPLLLNTISGVKEVDPKLLEMARVYGARRLTIFRRVVLPGAVPSIFVGLRLGATTALLLLIASEMIGANKGIGFQVMNAQYNFQIPLMFAAIIILAALGLIANQALVGLQRRLCRWSSAVG
- a CDS encoding LLM class flavin-dependent oxidoreductase encodes the protein MTKSSQPRQIKLGAFLPGGGQHVAAWRHPDSPADGATNFEFHKKLALTAERGLFDAYFLADNLTVGLGAREGGNAKIAGFEPVTLFAALAPLTTHLGFIATASTSYEEPYTLARKFASLDLLSNGRAGWNVVTSAGDDTARNFNRDVQPNHAERYARAHEHVETVKALWDSWEDDAFIRDKKTGRFYDKDKLHDINHKGEHFSVKGPLNVPRPVQGHPVVVQAGQSEDGRGLAAASAEVIFTAHQNLASAQEFYRDIKARVAAAGRDPAQVLIMPGVAPFVGRTEEEASAKYRQLNDLILPEDGVALLNALAGQTLDLRDYPLDGPLPVAKETEGMKSRQALIRRIADEHNFTIRQLYQWVATARGHYTVIGSATQIADQLEEWFSSEAADGFNILPPWLPGALDDFVDLVIPELQRRGLFRTAYEGRTLRENLGLRRPQNPWTAARSAVLAAE